The proteins below are encoded in one region of Odocoileus virginianus isolate 20LAN1187 ecotype Illinois chromosome 18, Ovbor_1.2, whole genome shotgun sequence:
- the LOC139039487 gene encoding cleavage stimulation factor subunit 2 tau variant-like, which produces MMSSLAVRDPAMDRSLRSVFVGNILYEATEEQLKDIFSEVGSVVSFRLVYDRETGKPKGYGFCEYQDQETALSAMRNLNGREFSGRALRVDNAASEKNKEELKSLGPAAPIIDSPYGDPIDPEDAPESITRAVASLPPEQMFELMKQMKLCVQNSHQEARNMLLQNPQLAYALLQAQVVMRIMDPEIALKILHCKIHVTPLIPGKSQSVSGPGPGPGPGLCPGPNVLLNQQNPPAPQPQHLARRPVKDIPPLMQTPIQGGIPPQGPMPAAVPGPGPLTPGGTMQPQVGMPGVGPVPLERGQVQISDPRAPIPRGPMTAGGLPPRGLLGDAPNDPRGGTLLSVTGEVEPRGYLGPPHQGPPMHHAAGHDSRGPSSHEMRGGPLADPRMLMSEPRGPMIDQRGLPMDGRGSRDSRGMETRAMETEVLETRVMERRGMETCAMETRGMEVRGMDARGMEMRGPGPSSRGPITGGIQGPGPINMGAGGPQGPRQVPSISGVGNPAPGMQGAAMQGGGMQGAGIQGAGMQGAGMQGAGMQGEGMQGAGKQGGGQPSSFSPGQSQVTPQDQEKAALIMQVLQLTANQIAMLPPEQRQSILILKEQIQKSTGTS; this is translated from the coding sequence ATGATGTCGAGTTTGGCGGTGAGAGACCCGGCAATGGATCGATCACTGCGTTCCGTGTTCGTGGGGAACATTCTGTATGAGGCAACTGAAGAGCAGTTAAAGGACATTTTCTCTGAGGTTGGTTCTGTTGTGAGTTTCCGGCTGGTATACGATAGAGAGACGGGCAAACCTAAGGGTTATGGCTTCTGCGAGTACCAAGACCAGGAGACCGCGCTTAGTGCCATGCGGAACCTTAATGGGCGGGAGTTCAGCGGGAGAGCGCTTCGCGTGGACAATGCAGCCAGTGAAAAGAACAaggaggagctaaagagcctagGGCCTGCAGCGCCTATCATTGACTCACCCTACGGGGACCCCATCGATCCAGAAGATGCTCCTGAGTCGATTACCAGAGCAGTCGCTAGTCTTCCCCCGGAGCAGATGTTTGAGCTGATGAAGCAGATGAAGCTCTGTGTCCAAAACAGCCACCAGGAAGCTCGAAATATGTTACTTCAAAACCCACAGCTGGCTTATGCACTGTTGCAGGCACAAGTGGTGATGAGAATCATGGATCCAGAGATTGCTCTGAAAATTCTGCATTGCAAAATTCATGTCACACCACTCATCCCAGGGAAATCTCAATCCGTttctggccctggccctggccccggCCCTGGGCTCTGTCCTGGACCTAACGTTCTGCTGAACCAGCAGAACCCCCCGGCCCCTCAGCCTCAACATTTGGCCAGAAGACCTGTGAAAGACATCCCTCCTCTGATGCAGACCCCTATTCAGGGTGGAATTCCACCCCAAGGCCCGATGCCAGCCGCAGTTCCTGGCCCTGGCCCCTTAACTCCTGGTGGAACAATGCAACCCCAAGTTGGAATGCCAGGAGTTGGCCCCGTGCCCTTAGAGCGGGGGCAGGTGCAGATATCTGATCCCAGAGCTCCTATTCCTCGTGGACCCATGACTGCTGGTGGCCTGCCTCCTCGAGGACTGTTGGGGGATGCTCCAAATGATCCACGTGGAGGGACTTTGCTTTCAGTCACTGGAGAGGTGGAGCCCAGAGGCTATCTTGGCCCACCACATCAGGGTCCTCCAATGCACCATGCCGCTGGTCATGACAGCCGGGGCCCTTCCTCACATGAGATGAGGGGAGGGCCGTTGGCAGATCCTAGAATGCTCATGAGTGAGCCCAGAGGACCTATGATAGATCAAAGGGGGCTACCTATGGATGGCAGAGGCAGCAGAGACTCTCGAGGGATGGAGACTCGAGCCATGGAAACAGAGGTCTTAGAGACACGAGTGATGGAGAGAAGAGGAATGGAGACCTGTGCAATGGAAACCAGAGGAATGGAAGTGAGAGGCATGGATGCAAGAGGAATGGAGATGAGGGGCCCTGGCCCCAGTTCGAGAGGCCCTATTACTGGGGGAATTCAGGGTCCAGGTCCTATTAATATGGGGGCAGGTGGTCCTCAGGGACCCAGACAGGTTCCCAGCATTTCAGGGGTGGGAAACCCTGCACCTGGCATGCAGGGGGCAGCTATGCAAGGAGGTGGCATGCAGGGGGCGGGCATACAAGGTGCTGGCATGCAGGGGGCAGGCATGCAAGGAGCTGGCATGCAGGGGGAAGGCATGCAAGGGGCAGGCAAGCAAGGTGGAGGCCAGCCTAGCAGTTTTAGTCCTGGGCAGAGCCAAGTAACCCCCCAGGATCAAGAAAAGGCAGCTTTGATCATGCAGGTTCTTCAGCTGACTGCAAATCAGATTGCCATGCTGCCTCCTGAGCAAAGGCAGAGTATCTTGATTTTAAAGGAACAAATCCAGAAATCTACTGGAACTTCTTGA